Proteins encoded within one genomic window of Gracilimonas sp.:
- a CDS encoding trimeric intracellular cation channel family protein, translating into MDIIYLLDLLGTFVFAISGIRLAARTDMDIFGASVVGFATAIGGGTVRDLLLDSHPITWMADMTYPLVILAAVPFTFLMGKKLNNYSKTLFIFDTIGIALFTIIGMEKAISFGLNPFMAGMMGMISAVVGGITRDVLCREVPLIFRKEIYATACLTGAVVFYLGLELNLPDNLNYLLTTAVIITIRTVSIRFNLSLPKMKG; encoded by the coding sequence ATGGACATAATCTACTTACTCGACCTCCTCGGTACATTCGTATTCGCGATCAGCGGCATTCGTTTGGCAGCCCGTACCGATATGGATATTTTCGGGGCTTCGGTGGTAGGTTTTGCAACGGCAATCGGAGGTGGAACCGTTCGGGATCTTCTGCTCGACAGTCACCCCATTACCTGGATGGCGGATATGACGTATCCACTGGTGATTTTGGCTGCCGTTCCTTTTACGTTCCTGATGGGAAAGAAACTCAACAACTACAGTAAAACACTCTTCATTTTTGATACGATTGGGATTGCGCTGTTCACAATCATTGGGATGGAAAAGGCGATTTCGTTTGGGTTAAACCCATTTATGGCTGGGATGATGGGGATGATTTCAGCTGTGGTGGGTGGCATTACCCGTGATGTATTGTGTCGTGAAGTGCCCCTGATCTTTCGCAAAGAAATTTATGCGACAGCCTGCCTTACCGGTGCTGTAGTTTTTTATTTGGGACTGGAACTCAACTTACCCGATAATTTGAACTACCTGCTTACTACAGCTGTCATTATTACGATACGAACGGTTTCTATCCGCTTTAATCTGTCTCTCCCCAAAATGAAAGGATAG
- a CDS encoding sodium:solute symporter, with the protein MHPVDLAIFVVYIIGLLAFGYYFYRKNKGGDDYYVGGRKMNSFHIGLSVVATDVGGGFSIGLGGLGFTMGISGSWMLFTGLLGAWSAAVLLIPKVKRNPVFKKAFTFPQVFEHHYSASVAMVAAVISAIGYAGFTSSQILAGAKLANGTFANLSLDNAVLIMGIVAVVYTVMGGLKAVIYTDTIQWTILMFGLVFVGLPISYHAVGGLEAIRETVSPEMLSLTNISWQDLVYWLVTIFPIWYVGMTLYQRIYACRDEKTAKRAWYMAGLFEWPVMAFMGVLLGLFARVAADQGMFDYLGAANITEADPETGLPMLLRTVLPVGFMGIMLAAYFSAILSTADSCLMASSGNVVTDIIAKIREMDHQSGSFLKISQAVTLIIGAMAILLAYSMENVLTLMLYSYAFMVSGLFVPVIGALYWKRSTPAAAMTAMLVGGCTTLILQLWVGAESLPYTLDPNVFGIFASALSFIAVGYWTSD; encoded by the coding sequence ATGCATCCAGTCGATTTAGCGATTTTTGTTGTTTACATCATCGGGCTATTGGCATTTGGATATTATTTTTACAGAAAGAATAAAGGCGGTGATGATTATTACGTAGGTGGCCGCAAAATGAATAGCTTTCACATAGGGTTATCGGTAGTGGCTACGGATGTAGGCGGGGGCTTTTCTATTGGCTTGGGAGGACTAGGGTTTACGATGGGGATTTCGGGTTCATGGATGCTTTTTACAGGTTTGCTTGGCGCATGGTCAGCGGCCGTATTACTTATTCCAAAGGTAAAGCGTAACCCGGTTTTTAAAAAAGCATTTACCTTTCCCCAGGTTTTTGAACATCATTATTCGGCAAGCGTAGCCATGGTTGCTGCAGTTATTTCAGCCATCGGTTATGCCGGCTTCACCAGTTCCCAGATATTGGCGGGAGCCAAGCTGGCCAATGGTACTTTTGCAAACCTAAGTTTGGATAATGCGGTACTGATTATGGGAATTGTTGCGGTAGTGTATACCGTAATGGGCGGATTAAAGGCCGTAATTTATACCGATACCATTCAATGGACGATTCTAATGTTCGGCTTGGTGTTTGTAGGACTGCCGATTTCATATCATGCGGTGGGAGGCCTGGAAGCTATCCGGGAAACCGTTTCGCCGGAGATGCTCTCGCTGACAAATATTTCCTGGCAAGACCTTGTATACTGGCTCGTTACCATCTTTCCGATTTGGTATGTCGGGATGACTCTATACCAACGGATATATGCCTGCCGGGATGAAAAAACGGCTAAGCGTGCCTGGTATATGGCGGGATTATTTGAATGGCCGGTGATGGCATTTATGGGCGTGTTGCTGGGCTTGTTTGCCCGTGTAGCTGCTGATCAGGGGATGTTCGATTATCTTGGAGCTGCCAATATCACTGAGGCTGACCCTGAGACCGGCCTCCCGATGTTACTGCGGACGGTCCTTCCCGTAGGTTTTATGGGCATAATGCTTGCGGCCTACTTTTCTGCTATCCTGTCCACGGCCGACAGTTGCCTGATGGCTTCATCCGGAAACGTGGTGACCGATATTATTGCCAAAATCCGCGAAATGGATCACCAAAGTGGTTCTTTTTTGAAAATCTCGCAGGCAGTTACCCTAATTATTGGTGCAATGGCGATTCTCTTGGCTTACTCCATGGAAAACGTACTTACTTTAATGTTATACTCGTACGCATTCATGGTTTCGGGGTTGTTTGTGCCGGTAATAGGTGCTTTATATTGGAAACGAAGTACCCCTGCAGCTGCCATGACTGCCATGTTGGTTGGGGGATGTACTACTCTAATTCTCCAGCTATGGGTTGGCGCAGAAAGTCTTCCTTACACTCTTGACCCAAATGTATTTGGCATATTTGCTTCGGCTCTTTCGTTTATTGCGGTTGGATATTGGACCTCCGACTGA
- a CDS encoding sodium/proline symporter, giving the protein MDELNTITIDGSSYVLAAFIGYLIILFGIGIYSARFSSEGISEFFIGGRKMNRLVVALSAVVSGRSAWLLLGVTGMAYAQGASALWATVGYIVVEWFLFMYYAKRLRTFTETYDCITVPDFFAERFDDKNGSLRLILVVIFLIFMVGYVSAQFVAGGKAFASSFGITETTGVILSAAIILLYTVLGGFMAVSLTDTIQAFFMIIALVFLPIIAIYNMGGWGMMAEQLTLHEIGFIDPFAIGFGAFIGFIGIGLGSPGNPHILSRYMSIDDAKQLKYAAVVGTIWNVLMAGGAVLIGLAGRAYFPEVSMLPDADAENLYPLLAQTQLHPILFGVVIASIFAAIMSTADSQLLVAASSVVRDVYDKLIKKDEELPQKKLVLYSRVVVIVLVILSLIFGLVAENIVFWLVLFAWAGLGASIGPTSIMALYWKKTTKSGVIAGLITGTLVTIIWYFVPVLKDNMYELIPGFFLGLFATWLVSKLTKTPEKIEEHFEEMVKE; this is encoded by the coding sequence ATGGATGAACTGAATACAATTACCATTGACGGAAGCAGCTATGTTTTAGCCGCATTTATAGGATATCTCATTATCCTATTCGGGATCGGTATCTACTCCGCCCGGTTTTCATCCGAAGGCATTTCCGAGTTTTTCATTGGCGGAAGAAAAATGAACCGTCTGGTTGTTGCCCTTTCGGCAGTAGTTTCGGGACGCAGTGCATGGCTGCTTTTAGGGGTAACCGGCATGGCTTATGCACAAGGTGCTTCCGCCCTTTGGGCTACTGTTGGGTATATTGTGGTAGAATGGTTTCTGTTTATGTACTACGCAAAACGACTTCGCACCTTCACCGAAACATATGATTGCATCACTGTCCCTGATTTCTTTGCTGAACGTTTTGACGACAAAAATGGCAGTCTCCGACTCATCCTCGTTGTCATCTTCCTGATTTTTATGGTGGGATATGTTTCAGCCCAATTTGTGGCAGGCGGTAAAGCCTTCGCTTCCAGCTTTGGGATCACAGAAACTACCGGAGTCATATTATCAGCGGCAATCATTCTTCTTTATACGGTTTTGGGCGGGTTTATGGCCGTCAGTCTGACTGACACCATTCAGGCTTTCTTTATGATTATTGCGCTCGTTTTTCTGCCGATCATCGCAATTTACAATATGGGTGGATGGGGCATGATGGCTGAACAACTGACCCTGCATGAAATTGGTTTTATTGATCCATTCGCCATTGGCTTTGGGGCTTTCATCGGTTTTATTGGAATTGGATTAGGCTCTCCTGGAAATCCCCACATTCTCTCCCGATATATGTCTATTGATGATGCCAAACAGCTGAAATATGCTGCGGTTGTGGGTACCATTTGGAATGTGTTGATGGCCGGCGGTGCAGTTTTAATTGGTTTGGCTGGCCGGGCTTATTTCCCTGAAGTAAGCATGCTTCCCGACGCCGACGCCGAGAATCTATATCCGCTTTTAGCACAAACTCAGCTTCATCCAATTTTATTTGGAGTTGTTATTGCATCTATTTTTGCAGCAATTATGTCCACGGCCGACTCACAGCTTTTAGTTGCCGCTTCCAGTGTAGTCCGGGATGTATATGATAAACTCATTAAAAAAGATGAGGAACTTCCTCAAAAAAAGTTGGTGCTTTACAGCCGTGTAGTAGTCATTGTTTTGGTGATTCTCTCCTTGATCTTCGGTCTGGTTGCCGAAAACATTGTCTTTTGGCTGGTATTATTCGCCTGGGCAGGACTCGGCGCCTCCATCGGCCCTACTTCTATCATGGCACTCTACTGGAAAAAGACAACCAAATCCGGGGTAATTGCCGGTCTCATCACCGGAACCTTAGTTACCATCATCTGGTACTTTGTACCGGTCTTGAAAGACAATATGTACGAATTAATCCCGGGCTTCTTTCTCGGATTATTTGCTACCTGGCTGGTAAGTAAACTCACCAAAACTCCCGAGAAAATTGAAGAGCATTTTGAGGAGATGGTTAAGGAGTAA
- a CDS encoding 2-phosphosulfolactate phosphatase, which yields MPQLSYIDVFFSVQAFQEEELRGKSAVIIDVLRASSSIATAIRNGAKKIIPVADMSDAMKIATTMDQKDYLLCGEKNGNKIEGYHLGNSPAEYTPDTVKDKTLIFNTTNGTKAIKKASLANKVYIGSFLNQQSILDILQEHDDEIVLICSGWQGRLSIEDTLFAGALLYAISGGNLPDSAKDGAKVAFGLFEKYGHDLEGAISKSDHAKRLAELVPNDDISFCCKVNEFDVLPGMRDGILTNLNG from the coding sequence ATGCCACAATTAAGCTACATCGACGTTTTCTTTTCCGTACAGGCTTTTCAGGAAGAAGAGCTTCGTGGAAAATCTGCGGTTATTATTGATGTACTTCGGGCATCGTCATCTATTGCCACTGCAATCAGAAATGGGGCTAAGAAAATCATACCGGTTGCAGATATGAGTGATGCCATGAAAATTGCTACAACCATGGATCAAAAGGATTATTTGCTATGTGGTGAGAAAAACGGGAACAAAATTGAGGGATATCATCTAGGAAATTCACCCGCCGAGTATACCCCGGATACCGTAAAAGACAAAACCTTGATTTTTAATACCACCAATGGTACAAAAGCTATTAAAAAAGCATCTTTGGCTAATAAAGTATATATAGGAAGTTTCTTGAATCAACAAAGTATTTTGGACATACTCCAAGAGCATGATGATGAAATTGTATTGATTTGTTCAGGCTGGCAGGGCCGGCTTTCTATTGAAGACACCCTTTTTGCAGGCGCGTTATTGTATGCTATTTCGGGAGGAAACCTGCCGGATTCAGCTAAAGACGGTGCAAAAGTAGCATTTGGTCTTTTCGAAAAATATGGGCATGATTTAGAAGGTGCTATCAGTAAAAGTGATCATGCAAAAAGATTGGCTGAGCTGGTGCCAAATGACGATATTTCATTTTGTTGTAAAGTAAATGAATTTGACGTACTTCCCGGAATGCGGGATGGAATTCTGACAAACTTGAATGGCTAG
- a CDS encoding GNAT family N-acetyltransferase: protein MIAEADVATDVKILKADLNNPKHASDIVKIVDLFARDPMGQDEPLEEEVRVDMIAEMKKIPTTMTYIAYADEKALGIVTCFVGFSTFTASKVFKIHDVAVHPDARGMGIGTMMLETIEEEAREMGCSKVTLEVREDNPARNLYEKVGFEYGDPKWYFMTKDLA, encoded by the coding sequence GTGATTGCAGAAGCAGACGTCGCAACCGATGTCAAGATTTTAAAAGCCGATTTAAATAACCCTAAACACGCCTCAGATATAGTCAAGATAGTTGATCTTTTTGCCCGCGACCCCATGGGTCAGGACGAACCGCTCGAAGAAGAAGTTCGGGTAGATATGATCGCAGAGATGAAAAAAATTCCCACCACCATGACCTACATCGCATATGCCGATGAAAAGGCCCTGGGTATTGTAACCTGTTTTGTAGGTTTTTCTACCTTCACCGCAAGCAAAGTTTTCAAAATCCATGATGTAGCGGTTCACCCCGATGCACGCGGAATGGGAATCGGAACCATGATGCTGGAAACCATTGAAGAAGAGGCCCGGGAAATGGGTTGCTCCAAAGTTACTTTGGAAGTTCGGGAAGACAATCCTGCACGTAACCTTTATGAAAAAGTAGGTTTCGAGTATGGTGATCCCAAATGGTACTTCATGACCAAAGACCTGGCGTGA
- a CDS encoding Glu/Leu/Phe/Val dehydrogenase, with the protein MSTYKFYEQVNKNFDKAAKYTRFDKGILAQIKICNTIYHVTFPVQRDDGTIEVIEGWRVEHSHHKTPTKGGIRFSHKVDEDETMALAALMSYKCAIVDVPFGGAKGGVKISTREYSETELERITRRYTYELIKKGFIGPGVDVPAPDYGTGAREMGWILDTYRQMKDDLNAEGCVTGKPIEQGGIRGRTEATGRGVYFGIREACDVKKDMKNIGLETGVEGKTFVVQGLGNVGYHASKYLTEAGAKLIGIAEIEGSIYDENGIDLEKLMAYRKETGSIIGFENSKELKERDDALYLDCDILIPAALESQLTGDNADRVKAKIIAEAANGPTTADGHDILKKRGALILPDTYLNAGGVVVSYFEWLKNIQHVRYGRMSKRFDETSLKKILGVIENISDRKFTDTELENLAHGAEEYDLVDSGLEETMITAYQQITDTRNEHDLDDLRTAAFINAINKIGIMYEQMGIFP; encoded by the coding sequence ATGTCCACTTATAAATTCTATGAGCAGGTCAACAAAAATTTTGATAAAGCAGCCAAATACACTCGATTTGATAAAGGGATTTTGGCCCAAATAAAAATTTGTAATACCATATATCACGTAACATTTCCTGTTCAGAGAGATGACGGAACCATTGAAGTTATAGAAGGGTGGCGAGTTGAACACAGCCATCACAAAACCCCGACAAAGGGTGGTATTCGTTTCAGCCATAAAGTGGATGAAGATGAAACCATGGCATTGGCAGCATTAATGTCTTATAAATGTGCCATTGTAGATGTTCCTTTTGGGGGCGCAAAAGGCGGTGTCAAAATCAGTACCCGGGAATATTCCGAAACTGAGTTGGAACGCATAACACGGCGGTATACCTACGAACTTATCAAAAAAGGATTTATAGGACCGGGGGTGGATGTTCCCGCTCCCGATTACGGTACGGGTGCCCGTGAAATGGGATGGATATTGGATACCTATCGCCAAATGAAGGATGATTTAAATGCCGAAGGATGTGTAACCGGAAAACCAATTGAGCAGGGCGGAATTCGCGGACGCACAGAAGCTACCGGACGAGGTGTTTATTTTGGTATTCGAGAAGCTTGTGATGTAAAAAAGGACATGAAAAATATAGGCCTTGAAACCGGGGTGGAAGGAAAAACATTTGTAGTTCAGGGACTCGGTAATGTAGGGTACCATGCCTCAAAATACCTCACCGAAGCCGGGGCTAAGTTAATTGGAATAGCCGAAATTGAAGGTTCCATTTATGATGAAAATGGAATTGATCTCGAAAAACTAATGGCGTATCGTAAAGAAACCGGGTCTATCATCGGATTTGAAAATTCGAAAGAGCTGAAAGAACGAGACGATGCTCTTTACCTTGATTGTGATATCCTTATTCCTGCCGCACTCGAAAGCCAACTTACCGGTGATAATGCCGACAGGGTAAAAGCTAAGATTATTGCTGAGGCTGCTAACGGACCTACAACAGCAGATGGACATGACATCCTGAAAAAACGCGGAGCCCTGATCCTTCCGGATACTTATCTGAATGCTGGCGGTGTAGTCGTTTCCTATTTCGAGTGGCTCAAAAACATACAACATGTGCGCTATGGAAGAATGAGTAAGCGTTTCGATGAAACCAGCCTAAAGAAAATTCTTGGGGTAATCGAAAATATATCCGACCGTAAATTCACCGATACCGAATTGGAAAACTTAGCACACGGTGCTGAGGAATATGATTTGGTAGATTCCGGGCTTGAAGAAACCATGATCACTGCCTATCAGCAAATCACTGATACTCGAAATGAACATGATTTGGACGATTTACGAACAGCTGCTTTCATTAATGCCATCAATAAGATCGGCATCATGTACGAACAAATGGGTATTTTCCCGTGA
- a CDS encoding dipeptidase codes for MKKLLSSSLLAVFLIFGCTTSDQEIFEKAMGIHERVITLDTHVDINVDNFTEETNYTQRLNTQVDLPKMEEGGLDVVWLIVYTGQDTLSEEGYADAYENAISKFDAIHRLTEEIAPDQIELATTSEDVRRIIAEGKKVAMIGVENAYPVGEDLSRIEEFYNRGARYMSLTHNGHNQFGDSNTGEGDGEWKHDGLSDLGREAIAEMNRVGIMIDISHPAKTTNMQTMELSKAPVIASHSSARNVYNHSRNLSDDELLKLKENGGVVQTVAFRGYVDGEKHAAWQEASRTILEEEAEKIGLELLNWGDIREMDAAEREEYMEMYRTAQDNAEPRIEAEVNEIAPPVNVADFVDHIDYMVELIGIEHVGISSDFDGGGGVYNWMDASETFNVTHELVKRGYSEEEIEMLWSGNLLRVLDEVQAVAEEF; via the coding sequence ATGAAAAAACTACTAAGCTCTTCGCTGCTCGCCGTATTTCTCATTTTCGGATGTACAACAAGTGATCAGGAAATATTTGAGAAAGCCATGGGAATCCATGAGCGTGTAATTACACTGGATACCCATGTCGATATCAATGTGGATAATTTCACCGAAGAAACTAATTATACCCAACGGTTGAACACACAGGTTGATTTGCCAAAAATGGAAGAAGGCGGGTTGGATGTGGTTTGGCTTATAGTTTATACCGGGCAGGATACCCTTAGTGAAGAGGGATACGCGGATGCCTATGAGAATGCTATTAGTAAATTTGATGCTATTCACCGCTTAACGGAAGAAATTGCTCCCGATCAAATTGAACTTGCTACTACATCTGAAGATGTTAGGCGAATTATTGCCGAGGGTAAAAAAGTAGCCATGATCGGGGTTGAAAATGCCTATCCGGTTGGAGAAGATCTTTCCCGTATTGAAGAATTTTACAATCGTGGAGCCCGGTATATGTCGCTTACCCACAATGGTCACAATCAGTTTGGTGATTCCAATACAGGGGAAGGAGATGGTGAATGGAAGCACGACGGTTTAAGTGATCTCGGGCGTGAAGCTATTGCCGAAATGAACCGAGTCGGAATCATGATCGATATTTCTCACCCGGCTAAAACTACCAACATGCAAACCATGGAGTTGTCAAAAGCTCCTGTGATCGCTTCTCATTCATCCGCACGGAATGTTTACAATCACAGCCGAAACCTGAGTGATGATGAACTCCTGAAGCTCAAAGAGAACGGCGGAGTAGTTCAGACCGTTGCTTTTCGTGGCTATGTGGATGGCGAAAAACATGCGGCCTGGCAGGAAGCTTCGCGCACAATTTTAGAGGAAGAAGCGGAAAAAATTGGTTTAGAGCTTTTAAATTGGGGTGATATTCGTGAAATGGACGCAGCTGAGAGAGAGGAATATATGGAAATGTACCGGACCGCTCAGGATAATGCCGAGCCAAGAATTGAAGCTGAAGTCAATGAAATAGCTCCCCCCGTAAACGTTGCTGATTTTGTGGATCACATTGATTATATGGTGGAATTAATTGGTATTGAACACGTTGGAATCAGCTCTGATTTTGACGGCGGCGGCGGAGTTTATAACTGGATGGATGCCTCCGAAACCTTCAACGTGACCCATGAGCTGGTAAAAAGAGGGTATTCCGAAGAAGAAATCGAAATGCTTTGGAGCGGAAACTTGCTTCGTGTACTTGATGAAGTTCAAGCGGTAGCGGAAGAGTTTTAG
- a CDS encoding Mrp/NBP35 family ATP-binding protein, with translation MSIKKEQVKSALSQVLHPEEQRDLISLDMVQDVIAQDKYVSFTLEFPEKNEELENQLKQKCEEAIQKFIDKEAIVDIQAAVNLSKKREMEASKPGQQQAQQQEILSGVKNIIAVASGKGGVGKSTIAVNIAASLAKKGLKVGLMDTDIYGPSIPTMFNIHDRPNITTQKKLVPHEKFGIKLVSMGFLVDVDQAMVWRGPMATSAVKQFMTDVEWGELDYLIMDLPPGTGDIQLTIVQTVPLTGAVIVSTPQTVALDDARKGVAMFKKVNVPVLGVVENMAYFTPPDMPDKKYYIFGKGGASHLAQEMNVPVLGEVPLQQTLREGGDSGKPIVLEDTESPAATALMEVTGNMQQQLAVRLKDQAPTKKVDIKFRP, from the coding sequence ATGTCTATTAAAAAAGAGCAGGTAAAATCAGCACTCAGCCAGGTTTTACACCCCGAAGAACAACGCGATCTCATTTCCCTGGATATGGTTCAGGATGTAATCGCTCAGGATAAATATGTATCATTTACCCTCGAATTTCCTGAGAAGAATGAGGAGCTCGAAAATCAGCTTAAACAAAAATGTGAAGAAGCTATTCAGAAGTTTATTGACAAGGAAGCTATTGTTGATATTCAGGCAGCGGTAAATCTTTCCAAAAAGCGAGAGATGGAAGCATCCAAGCCTGGGCAACAACAAGCTCAGCAACAGGAAATTCTGTCCGGAGTGAAGAATATCATTGCTGTGGCCTCAGGAAAAGGTGGGGTGGGTAAATCTACGATAGCGGTAAACATTGCGGCTTCTCTTGCCAAAAAAGGTCTAAAAGTGGGATTGATGGATACTGATATCTACGGGCCAAGCATCCCAACTATGTTTAATATTCACGACCGTCCGAATATCACTACACAAAAGAAATTGGTACCTCATGAGAAGTTTGGAATCAAGCTGGTCTCAATGGGTTTCTTGGTGGATGTGGATCAAGCGATGGTATGGCGCGGGCCGATGGCAACGAGTGCCGTCAAGCAATTTATGACAGATGTGGAATGGGGCGAACTGGATTACCTTATCATGGATCTGCCTCCCGGAACCGGTGATATACAGCTTACCATTGTGCAAACGGTGCCGCTGACCGGAGCAGTTATCGTCTCAACCCCTCAAACCGTAGCCCTTGATGATGCCCGAAAAGGGGTGGCGATGTTTAAGAAAGTGAATGTACCGGTTTTAGGAGTGGTAGAAAATATGGCGTACTTCACTCCACCTGATATGCCGGATAAAAAATATTACATCTTTGGAAAAGGAGGAGCATCCCATCTTGCCCAGGAAATGAACGTGCCGGTATTGGGAGAAGTTCCGCTTCAGCAAACATTGAGGGAAGGCGGTGATTCAGGAAAACCGATTGTACTGGAAGATACAGAATCACCGGCAGCAACTGCATTGATGGAAGTAACCGGAAATATGCAGCAACAGCTGGCCGTGCGTTTAAAAGATCAGGCCCCGACTAAGAAAGTGGATATTAAATTCCGGCCATAA
- the gcvT gene encoding glycine cleavage system aminomethyltransferase GcvT — protein sequence MSKKTPFYSIHENAGAKLVDFAGFQMPVQYAGIKTEHAAVREAVGIFDVSHMGEFYISGPEALDLIQKVTVNDASKLVEGKAQYTCMCYEDGGIVDDLIVYKLFDDAGYIAVVNASNIEKDLNWILDNNSFDAEVHDQSDDTCLLAVQGPKSIETLQNLTDLDLSDIGFYSYKTGRLAGIDNIAFSATGYTGEKGFELYFDKNTANPEKIWSAIMEAGEEFGIEPCGLGARDTLRLEMGYALYGNDITKNTHPLEARLGWITKFEKGHFIGKEVLQQKKEEGLKRQLVGFEVEGERNIPRQGYEIQNDAGEAIGEVTSGTMSITLGKGIGMGYVAKEYVAEGTNIQIAIRKKTATAKVTRPPFIKK from the coding sequence ATGTCAAAAAAGACTCCTTTCTACTCCATACATGAAAATGCCGGTGCCAAACTGGTTGATTTTGCCGGTTTTCAAATGCCGGTTCAATACGCAGGAATTAAAACCGAGCATGCTGCTGTGCGCGAAGCCGTGGGAATATTTGATGTTTCTCATATGGGCGAGTTCTACATCAGCGGCCCCGAAGCATTGGACCTCATCCAGAAAGTGACGGTGAATGACGCCTCAAAACTGGTGGAAGGCAAGGCTCAGTACACCTGTATGTGTTACGAAGACGGAGGGATTGTGGATGACTTGATTGTGTATAAACTTTTTGATGATGCCGGTTACATAGCCGTAGTTAATGCTTCAAATATTGAAAAAGATCTCAACTGGATTTTAGATAATAATTCCTTCGATGCGGAAGTACATGATCAATCTGATGATACCTGCTTGCTCGCTGTTCAGGGGCCGAAGTCAATTGAAACCCTTCAGAATCTTACTGACCTGGATTTAAGTGATATCGGTTTTTATTCATATAAAACAGGCCGCCTCGCAGGAATCGATAACATTGCTTTTTCAGCTACGGGGTATACCGGCGAGAAAGGGTTTGAACTTTATTTCGACAAAAATACCGCAAACCCTGAAAAAATCTGGAGTGCCATTATGGAAGCAGGCGAAGAATTCGGTATTGAGCCATGTGGACTGGGAGCTCGAGATACTCTCCGCCTCGAAATGGGCTACGCACTTTATGGAAATGATATCACCAAAAATACGCACCCATTAGAAGCCCGGCTTGGCTGGATTACAAAATTTGAAAAAGGACACTTTATCGGAAAGGAAGTCCTGCAACAGAAAAAAGAAGAGGGCTTAAAGCGGCAGCTCGTTGGCTTTGAGGTGGAGGGTGAACGCAATATTCCGCGCCAGGGCTATGAGATTCAAAACGATGCGGGAGAAGCAATTGGAGAAGTTACAAGTGGAACAATGTCTATCACTTTGGGTAAAGGCATTGGGATGGGCTATGTTGCTAAAGAATATGTAGCTGAAGGAACCAATATCCAAATCGCCATTCGCAAAAAAACGGCTACTGCGAAAGTAACCCGTCCGCCTTTTATCAAGAAATAA